The genomic segment AGATTTTCTCGCCTCCTGGGTGATGGATCGGCAATTGGCGTAATGACTGCGAGCCTCTTGCTGGTTCTGGCACTTCTCCCGCATGGAGTGTGGCCTCTTGATGTTGCAGGAGGCCCTTCGATGGCGGGGGGACACGCAGCCGCTCAAGGGTCGGTTTCATGCAGCGTTGTGCCTAACAGCGGCATGCAAGCGACGACCCTATCGGCGACAATCACCTTGGGTCCTCACATAGCGCTCTCCCAGCTCATGGCAACGATGACGCCGCAGCAGATGTTAGCGGCGACGAGCATGACGCTCTCGCCTGGCGGTGTGGAGATTGCTCTGCTTCAGACCACTTTTCTCCCTCTGACGCAGCAAGTCACCTACACCGGGACGATCACGATCTTCCAGGATGCTTCGCCGGGAGCGCGTAATTTGCGGATCTCGATACGGCCGAGGGAAGGACTACCGGTTGAACTCACGTGCCCACTCGCGTTCACAGTGGAGACGCCGGCAGAACGGTTGCAAAGGGCGAACGAAACGTTCCGGTCTGAAGTCGCTAGCGCGCTTCAAGCCATAGGAAGGCAAGCAGGAGCTTTGGTGCAAACTGATAACTTCGCTTTCGCTTTCAACGGAAATCCCCCGCTTGTCGTTAATGCGATGATTAGGGATGCGGGAGATCTCCCGCTGGAGCGGCTGTCGCAAGGAGTAGATATTCTGCTCGTCTTTCTCTGGCTGCCAGTGGGCTCGGCCCTGCCCTCGGGATTTTACGTCATTAGGGTCTTTCGTGATCCACCTGCCGGATCATGGTGGGCACAGTTTAAGGACTTGGGTGGCCGCATACTTCTGCAGACGCCTATGGAGGTGAGTGTTCGCCCGACCGAGGATGAGGCCCAGAAGCCACGCTACCAGCTCACGGCGAAGGGCAAACTCATTCCCCCGACTCTCATCATTGACTGGCATAAGAAAGACAGAACCGTTCAGGTGGATGCGCAGATCGAGCTGCCCATTGGCACCGGTGGAGCGGATGCAATGCCTCTGCCATCGGCAGGTCAGGCTATTGTGAGAGCAGCCAATACCCTTTTGAGTGCGGCGCGGGACGCGATCGCCGCGGGAGCAACGCTCATACGAGCGGATGCCGCTTGGACGGTTGCCGTGGCCAGTGATCAGGATGGGATCGTCGCGTGGACATACATCAACGGGATGGAGCGCGCGAGCATAGAAGACTTGGCCAGAGGGCGCGAGACGATCCTCACTTTTGGGCTGGGGAAGTTCTGGCTCTATCGCATCCGGCGAGATGAAAACGGCCAGTGGCTGGCGACCTCACGATCTCCCGATGGGGAATCCTACACGCAAGTGGCCGAAGTCTCTCTTTCAGGAGGACCACCAGCTTCTCCGCTCCCGACTTTGCTCACCAGCATCGAGCCGGATGATGTCTCGCCCACCCTGGTCACGCCTGTCGGGATCACAATTAAACAGAAAGACTGCGGAGGGTGTGGCTGTCGGTGTGGACAAAAATGAGCGATTTCCGCCCAACGAAATCCGTTACGGGATGGCCCTTGAGGAGCCGCCCGCTGTCCCCTCGCAATCAAGAGGATCGCGGAGAGCTTCTCGGTTCAAGGCCCTGCGCCCTCTCTGCCCGAGGCTTTGTGAACCATCGGCGGTATCAGTTGCTCGATAAGGCATGCGGAGGCGAGATCTTATCACGTGCTTCCACAGGTATTCCGGGCAGATGCTCGGAACGCCGCGAGATTATCCCAGGGAGTGATTTGGCCTTCTCTTCTCACCGGCAAGGTGCGAAAATAGGATGCCGAAAGGAGGCACGCGTGAGCTTCGCACATCGGAAGACGATCCTGGGAATCGCCTCAGTCGTCTTGCTCCTCGTTTCTTTTCAGCCAAGCTTCTCCTGGCAACAGCCACAGGGTGAGTCGGAACTTCAGGCGCTCAGAAGAGAGATCGAGGCGCTCAAGGCTGGACAAGCGCGGATCGAGAAGCAGCTTCAGGAGCTGAAAGACCTTCTGACCGCGCTGCTAGCCCCACGAGCGGCCGAGCCCCGCGAGATCGTGCTCAACCTGGACGGCGCGGCATGGAAGGGGGAGAAGACGGCTCGGCTGATTCTCATCGAGTTCTCCGACTACCAATGACCGTTCTGTGCGCGGCACGTCCGGGAGACGTTGCCTCAACTGGAGCGGGAATACATCCAGATGGGGAAGATTCGATACGTGGTGCGCGACTTCCCCTTGCCCATGCACCGGCATGCTTTCAAAGCGGCCGAAGCGGCTCGATGCGCTGGCGAGCAGGGGAAGTTCTGGGAAATGCACGGGCAGCTCTTCCAGAACCAAGGGGCGCTGGAGATCGAGGCCCTCACGCGGTATGCTCAAGCGCTCAGCCTCGATCTCCCGAAGTTCCAACAGTGTTTGCAAGAGGGGCGATACGCTGAGGCGATCCGCCGCGATCTGGAGGAAGGACGGCGAGCAGGGATTCGCGGGACGCCGACCTTCTTCTTAGGGCTTTTAGAGCCAGATGGCACGCGGGTAAAGGTTCAAAGGACGATCGTCGGTGCTCAGCCCTACGCGGCCTTTAAGGAGGCCATCGAGAGCCTCCTCGCTGCGCCCCGGCAGTGACGCGATCTTGTGCGCGAACGCTTCTCGGAAGCGATGTCCGGAGATGTCCAGCTCTCTTTTTGAAGAGCATGCACGTTCGAAAGCCCTTGAATAGGGTGGAAATTCGTGCTTGACATCGCTCCCTGACCCGGGCATACTCTGGCCACAAAAGTCACAATGAAATGCAAGGAGGGGTGGAGTTATGAAGAGACAACGTTGGCTCGCTCCCATTTTTCTCATGCTGTGCCTCGTGATCTGGCTTCCCGGTCGCTCGATCCTGTGGGCTCAAGTCCCCGGAGCCCAGCAAGGCTTCTCAGTGACGATCATGAACATCTGCGGATCGTCCGTCGCGCCTGAGACGATCGAGATTCTGAGCGTGACGCTCACCTTGAATGGAATACCGGTGGCGACGCAGGCTGGTCCCCGCTCGCTGAGGACTGGGCAGACGACGACGTTTCAATTTCCCGTCTCCCAATTCCCCATCTTCGCGACGGTCACTCCGAATGACCTGACCGTCAGTTGGCGACGAGGAGCGCAAACGTTCACCACCGCGTTCGTCCCCATCTCGGTCGGGGAACCTCGGGAGCAACTGTGTCTGCGTGTGCTGCTTACTAGCGGCCTGGAAGGGGAAGCGGGGACCGTTTTCGGACAGGTGCGCAGCTTGCTCTCGGGCACAGCCAGTCGGCTCGGCGTCCCTGTGGATCCGTCCCAAGGGAAGCTCTTTCAGATCGGCAATGTGCCGATAGCCATGGCCCCGGCGACCAGCTCTGGACCGACGCTTGGCGTCATGGAGCTAGGAAGCCCAATGACCATAGGGAACGCACTGCTGCCTCCGGGGAGCTACAAGATCGACGTGGACTTTGCGACCAGGAAAATCAACTTCCGCGATGTCACAGGAATTGTCCGAGCTCAGATGGATGCTCAAATCGAGCCCGTAGCCGGCCCATCAGCAGCGACATCGGAAGCCCTCACACTCACGGCGACTTCAACGTGTCAAGCGACGACCTCTGAAGAACCTGTGGAGCCCATGGCATTCACCGGCTGCGTGGGGCCGACGATCAGCTTCAGCCTCACGTTCATTCCATCGCCCCCGTTCGTGCTCTTACTGACATGCATCGGCTTCCTGTGTCATCCCTTCCATCCGCTGCCGCCTTACGTCTCTGTCGGGTTCTGTTTCTGACCGAGCGGCTTCGCCAATATGCGCGTTGGGGATCTGCCTTTTCGGCGGGAAAGGGGCCTAATTGATTAAAGAACGAGGAGGAACGCCTCATCAGGAATCGAAGGGTGCGTGCTAAGCGAGCCGCGTTCACTGTGCTCGCCATCGCGGGCACGCTTTCTCTCCTGATCTTGCCCGGTCTACGCCTTCAACCGGAAGTGACGACACGCGTAGCTCGGGCAGCGCCTCGAGGCCAAGACGACTGTGGAGCATTCTCCCCGAGCGTTCAGTTCTCATTGCAACAAACAGGTCCAGCATGCTGCTGGGAGCTGAAAGTGGACAATACACTTCCCTCTTCCACCTGCCTCAAGTCTGACCTCACGCTCATGGCGAATCAGCCCTTCATCCAGGTGAATCCAGCCCCTAACTGGGCTCTCTCTGCAGGAACCGTTCCCGGGCCCGGGCCGATCACACTGACCTATTCGGGTTCCTTCATCCCCACGGGTACGACGACCATTGGACGATTCTGCCTTAACTTTGGCGGCACCTCTGGCGGCACACTCACGATTGGATGGAAAGTCGGATACGGACCAGTTCCCTGCGGGCCTCATGAAGCAACCTGCTCCACCGTCGTGAATCTCACCTGTCCGACGGGTTGTCTGTTGTGCGGGAAGAAGTGTCGGGATTTGAATGGGAACGGCAAGTGCGATCCCAATGAGCCTGCGCTTTCCAACTGGCCGATCACTATCACGGATAATCAAGGCAACTCGGTGACGATTAAGACAGACAACAGTGGGGGCTTTTGCCTCTTCAATCTCGCTCCCGGGACCTACACTCTCTCAGAGACCGTACTATCCGGCTGGGTGGCGGGAGCAGCCTCGTGCACCAAATACACTCCTGTCTCAGTTTCCGGCTATCCGAAAGCGGTGGATTGCGGCCAACAGGCCGGAAGTTGCCCATTCACGTGCGAATACCTCCAAGAGATCCAGCGCTACGACTGCATCATGTGTCGGTTCCCGAACATGCGAGCAGAGGACGTTGCACAGCCGAAGGAATGTGACGATCAGTCAGAGATCCTCAACACCGGATGGGACCCACGCCTCTCGTCTACAATCGCTCTGAGCGACCCGGATGGCTGGTGGGTGGTCATCGAGGATCCGGATCCGAACACATCAGAACCACGTCCGGCTACGGTGATCGCTAATCCGGCGACGAGAAAACAGCCGCGCTCAGAATGGATCTCCGCCGATCAGCTTGGTCGGGTTCGTCGGACGGGGCAATACGTATTCCAACGCTGCTTCTGCCTGGACGCGGACGACCTTCCCAAAGCGAATATGAGACTCACGCTCTGGGCAGCCGATGAGGCCATGGCGTTCCTGAACGGAAACCTAATCGGCGTGACGCCTTCGCGTTCGTACGCGCAGCCGAATCCGCTGACGATCACGGCCTCGGACTTTCGCGCGGGCCTCAACTGCGTGCAAGTCGTCGTCACCGGTGGGCCGACAGGCTTTCCTCTTGGCCCCCAAGCCGGTTTCAATCTCACGGGCGATGTC from the Blastocatellia bacterium genome contains:
- a CDS encoding carboxypeptidase regulatory-like domain-containing protein produces the protein MDNTLPSSTCLKSDLTLMANQPFIQVNPAPNWALSAGTVPGPGPITLTYSGSFIPTGTTTIGRFCLNFGGTSGGTLTIGWKVGYGPVPCGPHEATCSTVVNLTCPTGCLLCGKKCRDLNGNGKCDPNEPALSNWPITITDNQGNSVTIKTDNSGGFCLFNLAPGTYTLSETVLSGWVAGAASCTKYTPVSVSGYPKAVDCGQQAGSCPFTCEYLQEIQRYDCIMCRFPNMRAEDVAQPKECDDQSEILNTGWDPRLSSTIALSDPDGWWVVIEDPDPNTSEPRPATVIANPATRKQPRSEWISADQLGRVRRTGQYVFQRCFCLDADDLPKANMRLTLWAADEAMAFLNGNLIGVTPSRSYAQPNPLTITASDFRAGLNCVQVVVTGGPTGFPLGPQAGFNLTGDVTAGSDLCCEGGAICGVNFRDNNGNGVMDAGEQLLAGWTIVLRDDQGTVVRTTVTDENGAYCFHRLPPGRYRVSEILQPNWRQTAPPPPGIHHVDLRPKQSALHRDFGNRQ